The proteins below come from a single Alligator mississippiensis isolate rAllMis1 chromosome 2, rAllMis1, whole genome shotgun sequence genomic window:
- the LOC102569046 gene encoding vasotocin-neurophysin VT — protein sequence MPTTGAWKAASLPSAPATMPEASLPVYFLCLLALSSACYIQNCPRGGKRAFPDTEIRQCMPCGPGNRGNCFGPNICCGEELGCYVGTAETLRCVEENYLPSPCETGGKACGAGGRCAAPGICCSDESCTMDPVCLDEDSDKSRQLSEKNLTILDGSAGDLLLKLMHLANRQQQGKHQGY from the exons ATGCCAACAACAGGCGCTTGGAAGGCAGCATCGCTTCCCTCTGCGCCCGCCACGATGCCAGAAGCCTCCCTCCCCGTATACTTCCTCTGTCTCCTCGCCTTGTCCTCAGCCTGCTACATCCAGAACTGCCCTCGAGGAGGAAAGCGAGCCTTCCCGGACACGGAGATCAGACAG TGCATGCCCTGTGGCCCTGGGAACAGAGGGAACTGCTTTGGCCCCAACATCTGCTGcggggaggagctgggctgctaCGTGGGCACTGCCGAGACCCTGCGCTGCGTGGAGGAGAACTACCTGCCATCCCCGTGCGAGACTGGGGGCAAAGCCTGCGGCGCGGGGGGCAGGTGTGCTGCCCCCGGGATCTGCTGCAGCGACG aGAGCTGCACCATGGATCCCGTCTGCCTGGACGAAGACAGCGACAAAAGTCGGCAGCTCTCGGAGAAGAACCTGACCATCCTGGACGGTTCGGCCGGTGACCTCCTGCTCAAGCTGATGCACCTGGCCAaccggcagcagcagggcaagcaccAGGGCTACTAA